Proteins encoded within one genomic window of Candidatus Woesearchaeota archaeon:
- a CDS encoding class I SAM-dependent methyltransferase: MVKEVESFYDKVAVNYSDHDDRVCDRIVEHFIIDNLQKNKILKILDAGGGTGRFSEPLLKKGHNIVLTELSKEMLNKAKNKLKSYSNIEFIKNSITNMAEFKDESFDVVLMINAILDYCGDYNEAMQEAHRILKKGGLLMATVNNRLIYCKSHELKEGNYESFRKNMKTGDRYIVWGGQMKGHISHEFTLDELRNSLTQNGFKIKKVLGIFNLMDKYEMNNLKNEEEFIKIQIEYAELQEYINNSQDFFFVGEK; the protein is encoded by the coding sequence ATGGTAAAAGAAGTAGAATCATTTTACGATAAAGTAGCAGTTAATTACTCCGATCACGACGATAGAGTATGTGATCGAATAGTTGAACATTTCATTATAGACAATCTCCAAAAAAACAAAATACTCAAAATTCTAGATGCAGGTGGAGGTACTGGTAGGTTTTCTGAACCACTATTAAAAAAAGGCCATAATATTGTATTAACAGAACTATCTAAAGAGATGTTAAACAAAGCAAAAAATAAATTAAAATCTTACTCAAATATAGAATTTATTAAAAATTCGATTACTAATATGGCTGAATTTAAAGATGAGTCATTTGATGTTGTATTAATGATAAATGCCATATTAGATTATTGTGGAGACTATAATGAAGCCATGCAAGAAGCACATAGAATCCTCAAAAAAGGAGGATTATTGATGGCAACAGTAAATAATAGGTTGATATATTGTAAATCCCATGAGCTTAAAGAAGGCAATTATGAATCATTTAGAAAGAATATGAAAACAGGAGATAGATATATTGTTTGGGGTGGACAAATGAAAGGCCATATAAGTCATGAGTTTACATTGGATGAGTTAAGAAATTCCCTTACTCAAAATGGTTTTAAAATAAAAAAAGTATTAGGTATTTTTAATCTTATGGATAAATACGAAATGAATAATCTCAAGAATGAAGAAGAGTTCATTAAAATACAAATAGAATATGCCGAATTACAGGAATATATAAATAATTCTCAAGACTTTTTCTTTGTTGGTGAAAAATAA